A window from Nothobranchius furzeri strain GRZ-AD chromosome 17, NfurGRZ-RIMD1, whole genome shotgun sequence encodes these proteins:
- the LOC139063803 gene encoding uncharacterized protein: MELETKHSKNTPKMFKEKYRQQGTKDFRRLERLHLKRARLRNHRRLSLRCRDENITPTSLQLKTPIRTKTAQNIVERAQRALLKERIRNVTTKQKQVENELERRHLDLKRNYKLVEKMEEQIKGHLMEQQETEFIKVKGRHIKKLNKLINKKKRKEIQGNSTPNSWVCNISQYELTEAEESILKKGLNFAVTPKEIPYDEFIVATELACQQITDEGKKAELRNNIVGILKNSQIQHSNITKEEQSAMTALSKNEQIIILPADKGRTTVVMDKEKYKQQMKQMLEDKNTYEILKKDPTENIKKNEKITEATAPKRLNNRKNVQTLDSYSKHNTT; this comes from the coding sequence atggaattagaaactaaacacagcaagaacacaccaaagatgtttaaagaaaaatacagacaacaaggaacaaaggacttccgccgtttggaacgtttACACCTAAAACGCGCACGTCTGAGGAACCACCGTCGCCtcagtttaagatgccgggacgaaaatatcacgcccacaagcctacagctgaaaacaccgatccggaccaagacagcacagaacatagtggaaagagcacagagagcactgctcaaagaaaggataagaaacgtcacaaccaaacagaagcaagtggaaaacgaactggaaagaagacacctggacttaaaaaggaattacaaactagtTGAAAAAATGgaggaacaaattaaaggacacttgatggaacaacaggaaactgagttcataaaagtaaaaggaaGACACAttaagaagttaaacaaactcataaacaagaaaaagagaaaagaaatacaaggtaactccacaccaaactcatgggtatgtaacatttcacaatacgaactaacagaagcagaagagagcatattaaagaaaggtttaaactttgcagtcacaccaaaagaaataccatatgatgaatttattgtagcaacagaactagcatgtcaacagatcacagatgagggaaagaaagcagaactcagaaataacatagttgggatattaaaaaacagccaaattcaacacagcaatattacaaaagaagaacaatcagccatgacagctttatccaaaaacgaacagataattattctaccggcagacaaaggaagaactacagtagttatggacaaagaaaaatataaacaacagatgaaacagatgctagaggacaaaaatacatatgaaatacttaaaaaagacccaacagaaaacattaagaaaaacgaaaaaattactgaagccactgcaccaaaaaggctaaataacagaaaaaatgtacaaacactggattcctacagtaaACATaacaccacttag